TAGCCTGGGGAAGAAAGACCTGGTTTTTATTGAAGCTCCGATGCTTCACTGGCCGGATACCATGTTTAGTTATCTAACAGAGGATAATATTCTTTTTAGTAATGATGCATTTGGTCAGCATTATGCCTCTGAGTTCATGTACAATGATCTTGTCGATCAGTCCGAGCTGTTTGCGGAAGCGATTAAATATTATGCAAATATCCTTAATCCGTTCAGTCCTATGGTAATTAAAAAAATTAACGAAATTCTGGCATTTAATCTGCCCCTAGATATGATCTGTCCTAGTCATGGTGTTATCTGGAGGGATAACCCTATCTCAATTGTTGAAGATTATCTGGCGTGGGCTGATAATTATCAGGAAAACCAGATCACAATAATCTACGATACGATGTGGAATGGTACAAGAGTAATGGCTGAGAATATCGCTGCAGGTATCAAGGATGCCGATAAAGATGTAACCGTCAAACTCTATAATGTGGCAAAAGCTGATAAGAATGATGTTGTTACCGAAGTATTTAAATCCAAAGCGATCATAGTTGGCTCACCTACTATTAATCGGGGGATACTTACAGCTGTAGCAGGTATTTGTGAAGAGATCAAAGGGTTAGGGTTCAAAAATAAAAAAGCTGCTGCTTTCGGTTGTTATGGTTGGAGCGGAGAATCGACGAAGGTACTTGTTGAAATATTGAAGTCTGCCGGCTTCGAGATTGCAGATGACGGGATAAAGGCTTTATGGAACCCTGATGATAATGCTATCAATAGCTGTATTGACTATGGTAGGCGGCTTGTTGGGAAATTTTAAAGAATTATCTTGGGTTAATTACAAAATAAGTCAATAATTGGCTATGAAGCCTCAGCCTTGGTAGTATGCGATTGCCCTGTAGAGAGGCATATGGTTGGTTATCGATTATAGATTAAGCAGGTATCTAAGCATTTAGGTTCGCACAGATTGTTGCATGGCTCGATATGGACCATGATCTTTGAGTCGGGAAATCGATGTTTGATATCGGTAACGATCTTGTCATTAAGGTCATGAGAATCTTGTACTGACATTTCAGGGTTTACCACGACATGGAATTCGACGAACCGAGTTGATCCTGCTTTTCGTGTGCGGAAATTGTGGAAGCCATAAATCTTGTGGTAGAGCAGCTTTATTCTTTCTTTTATCCAGTTTTCTTCATCGGGAGGAAGACTTTCATCCAATAATCCCTGGAGTGACTGTTTCGTGAGATCATAGGCTGCTTTGAGGATAAGTATAGCTACTAATAACGCAGATACAGGATCTATCCAATGGAGATCTACATCGGGGACTAGTATTTTTCCGAGCCAGAATAATCCGAGGCCTCCCATTACGCCTGCTGAAGTAAAGACATCGGTGCGTAAGTGCCAGGCATCCGCTTGCAACGCAATAGAATCGGTTTCTTTACCAACTTTGAATAACATTTGAGAGACAATAATATTAACTATTGATGAGGCGAGCATAACTGCCACACCCCAACCGACGGCTTCCATCGGTTGCGGTGTAATGAGTTTTTTGATAGACACAAAAATAATCCAACCCGCAGCTACAAAGATTAGTAGCGCTTCTACAACACCTGAGAGATTTTCGAATTTTCCATGACCGAAAGCATGCTCTCGATCTGCCGGCTGACTGGAGGTCTTTACAGCAAATAGGGCTATAATTGAGGCGAGGAGGTCGACGCCTGAATGTATAGCTTCAGAGATAACTGATACAGAGCTGATCAGTATTCCTACAACCAGTTTTGCAATGATAAGTGCCGAATTTGAGAATACCGATAGCATAGCTACAAATATTTTTTGCTTTTGTTTTTCCATGGATTTCCTCATAATAGAATATAAAAAACCCCCTGGGAGTATAAGTCCCACGGGGTAATAACCGCTGCCATTAGGCCCGGCTAAGCTCTTAATATTTTAAGTTCGCCTGATCTACCATAAACTTATAACTTTTTAAAGTAATTGTCAAATATTTTCTTAATCGAATGTATGGATGCGATAATAATATGCCTTCCCAGTAGCTTTCAATCTTCATTCGCGATTAAGAGTACCTGCGTGGTTGCGAAAACAATGCCTATTTTGTCAGATACGGCCACTGACAGTCTATGAGGGCCGGCAGTTAATGGCGGCATCCAGCGAATAACTTCAGGATCATCAGTTTTGGTTATAGTTCCTTCTCCTGAGAAAAAATACGCTAATTCATCGTTATCAGGATCTGTTGCTTCGACTGATGCAATGATTGAGGTGTTTAACGTAGCTTCCCTTTGTGACACTGCTATTTTTTTGATAATCGGCAGACTGTTCAGTGCCGGTGAATCGGGGTCGTTAGTTAAGTTGTTTCCGCAACCTGTTATTGATAATAGTATGGCAATGATGCTTAATCCTAGTCGTTTCATATAGGTATTCTCCCTTACGAAAATTATTTGTTTTTCGAAAAAATATGGCCACGTAATAATTGTGGTTTGTTTCTTAATATCTATTGGAAATCTCATGCATTGGAAATCTCATGCCAATGATATCTTGTAGGCTCTTTTAAATCAAGTGGTAGTAGGGTTGTGTTGGATTTCTGCGGGTACGCGGAAATTATAATGTTTCATCATTAAACAGGCATGCCATAATTAAATAAGTAATATTTAGAAACGGACTGTATAGGAACATATCCCGTGACTTGCACGGGATATGTTAAGAGGATATTTTAGTGGCTATTTTTGGTAAGGGCGTACAATTATACGCCCCTACAGGATGAATCAAACTATTTGATAAAAGAGTTAATGTATTCTTCTATCCAATTATATCCGCTTGGTGCTTTAGCATGTGTGCTGAGGCTGGTTCTATCTGCTGAGTACTGTTGTTCAAAGCTATCTGGCAGACCGTCGTTATCGGAATCAGCCGGTGTAGTACCTGGTGAAAGGTATGGATAATCGGCATCTGATACACTGTTTTTAAGTGCGCCGGTACCATTCTTTACATCATTAATTATCCGGGTGTCAACGGCATCTCGCACAGGTACGAAAGCTCCTACTTTATTTAAAACCGCCGTGTAGGTTTCTTCCGCGGTGTTCTCGTATATTCCTGATAAAGCTACGACCGGTGTGCTGGATTTGAAAGTTGATCCGCTCCCGCCTCCGACAAAGGTCACGAGACTCCAATCGTCGCCGACGTTGCCTTGTGATTTGTTCGGTCCGATGTTGCCTGACAAAAAGTATCTGGAATTTGCATGTACGTAATATTCTTGATTCCAACCAGGATAGTTAAATACCTCGATTGGTTTTGCAGGACCTTCTGTCCCTTTTCGTTTGTAAAAGTTCTTTACGACGTTCCAGTATGAAGGGACTGATCCGCTAAACCCGCCGCCGTATTCATTTGGGGACCCTATGAAATCTGATGCCTTGTTTGTCCAATGGTACATAACATTGTTGACGATCTCTCCGGTTGATCCGTCATTGCATTCCGGGAGCCTCATCTTGAGATGTGCAAACAAGTTGTGATGGATGGATACCTTTTTGGAATTGTTTCCTGCAAGTAATCCAAAACCGTGTCCGCCGTAATCCATCAGCCCTTCCGAAATGATATTCCATTGCCAGGTAATATCATGTGCAGGGAACCAGCTTACTGCGATTTCATCTGATGCCCATGAGAGGGAGTTGTGGTCAATAATGATGTTATATGGCTGGACTGAACTATTTTCGATACTGAAACAGTCTTCATTCTGTGAGAGGTTACGACCTCTCCCGCTTCGCCATTTAAGGCCTCTAAGGATAATATCATGCGAACGGATACGAAGTCCGGCATTTCTGACTGCAATACCGCCGCCCGGTGCTGTTTGGCCGGCAACAGTTATATAAGGGCTGTTGATGCTGACATCCCCGGTGAGCCTGATTGTACCGCCCACGGTAAAGATAACAATTCGTGGTGCATTGTACTCAAGCGCCCAGCGTAAACTCCCTGTCCCGCTGTTATTGAGGTTTGAAACCTTGAGTATAACAGGGCTTTGGTTAGGGTTGCCGAATGCTCCTCTGGTTTTTGCTCCAAAACCTTCTGCTCCAGGAAAAGCTCTGACTTCTCCGGTAGTTTGCGGTAACGCTTGAACGACTACGGTTGCTGATGCTGTAACCGAGCTGCTGGCATCCGAAACTTTAACCGTTAGTAAATAGCTGCCAGGAGTTACTGGCGGTGTCCAATTCGCAAGGTTAGGTTGCGAACCGTTAGCGACTGTCCCCGGACCGGAAAAAGTGTAGCCCAGGCTATCGCTGTCAGGATCGCTCGCAGTTACGGTAATTGCAGTGCTTTGTCCCGCCGTAATTGTGGTCGCGGATAGTTTTACCGAACTTATCTGCGGTGGAGTATTGAGTTGGCTCAACACTGTGGCGCTGATACTCTTGGATACAGTGAATTCGCTATCGGCAACCAGGGCCTTAATGCTGTAGTTTCCAGGAGTAGTTGGTGGAGTCCAGGTCACTACATTTGGCGAACCTGTTTGTTCAATTGTTCCTTGTCCGGAAAATGAATAGGCGAGAGTATCTCCATTCGGATCACTAGCCTGTACTGTCACTTTTGTACTTAGTCCCGGGGTAATTGTTGTAGAATTTGCTACCAGGGAATTAATCACCGGAGCATTGTTTTTGAGAATTACCGTAACGGAAGTATTTTGGGAAACAGATCCGTGGCTATCTGAAACAATTGCTTTTATTGTGTGCACTCCCAGCGTTGTCGTCGGGGTCCATTTGACCGCATTTGGTGAACTTGTCAGTGCAATTGTCCCGTCAGCTGTAAAAGCGTATTTCATCGTTTCTTTGTTCGGATCGGTTGCCAGTACGGTTACTATTACCGGATCTCCCTGTTTTATAGTCAGACTGGATAGAGATAAGTTGTTAATTACCGGTACATAGTAAACCGTAGGTGTATTGACCTTTACGTAGATTGTGCGAAGTACGCGATTTGTACCATCGTCACCAATAATCTTCATCGAGTAAGTCCCCGGTGTGGTTGGCAATGTCCAGATGACGGTTTTGGATTTGCTCACAATATCTTTGCCGATCCTGGTACCGCTAACGCCATAAGGCAGGTCTATACGGCCGGCTTGCGGTAAATATGTATAGGTTAAGGCAACTTTATTTGTACTGGACGGAGTGGCTGTTATCGTTGATTTTCCTCCCGGACTGACACTCGTAGGAGATGCAACGACACTTGTTATACTTGGATATACACTGTATCCTGCGACGAGAGTATCAAGATTTATGGCTCCGGCAATACTCGTCGCACTTGTCCCAGTAGAATCATTTTCCGGATTATCCGGCGGATTAGGTATATTCCCTTCTATTTGTGAGTTTGTTTGATCCTCTTGCAATTGTGGATCTGGTGTTCCTGTCTGATTCGCTACTTTCGAACATCCGGCGATCAGCATCGTTATTAATATGCCGCTTACAATAAGTTTTTTCATTATGATGAGTAACCTCCTAAAAAATGCCAAGCCATTTTTTAAAAAAAAGAATGACCTAGCGATATAGAAATATACTTTCTATATTCTTTATAACCTCCTTATTAAATTATTATTGGAAAAAAGATCTTATAATTATTTTTTACGATGAGTCTTCACTGGCAGAAAAAATTTCTACATGATATACCTCCTTATTGTTTAATTATTTGATTATCTGTTTTTCGGGCTCTGTATGTCTGTAGTGTGGCTAATGTAACGGATACTAGGATTAATTGTTTTGGCTTGTAAGCTAAAGTGAAATCTCTGTGCTGCAACCCTCCTGAATATATTATTTTTATCTTTTGAAGTGATGTTCCAATTTCACTTACCTATAACCAATGATATATTAAAAGATCGCAGAAATCAAATGGGAGTAGGGCTGCGTGAAAATACCCTACGTATGCTCAAAACAAAAAAGTTTATAGATAAATAATAATATAATGGTTAAGTCAAATATGGTTTACCATCCATATAAGGCATATGAAGTTATGATATTTATCATAAAATCAGATAGGGAGTTTTTCCGGGCATATTTTTTTTCCCGCTTTACTATTTCTATATGAGTGGCGAGGAATATTCCGTGTTCATTCGTTCGTCATGGTAATGTTGATACTTGATTCTTATATAATGAAGCATAAAGTGAGTGGTAATTATCACATATGATATCCCAATTATAGTAAGCAGTTACGTAGGCGACAATTTTATTTTTTATCTGGCTGACGATCTTCGGGTTAGATAATACAAAGTCCAGATTGTGTTTCAGACTTTTGACATTACCGGCTTTGAAGGTAAATCCGTAGTGATTATTATTGTCAGGGGTGACTATACACTTATTAATAGGAATGTCACTTACCAATGGACAACATCCCAGGGACATCGCTTCAAGCAATACTAAGGGCATTCCTTCAATATCAGATGGAAGTACGAAGCAGTAGGCATGGGAAAAAAGCGCGTTTTTATCAGTGCCGAATACTGGGCCGGTAAATATTATTCTTTTATCGTTTGCTGCCATTTTTTTTATTGCAGTTAAGTAGTCTTTTGAGTGAGAATGGTCTCCTGCAATCACGAGTTTTGTATCTGTCTGTATTTCAAGAAATGCTTTGATCAGCCGGTGTAGCCCTTTTTCCGGAACTATTCTGCTTAAGAAAAGAATGTATTTGTTTTTTGTCAAACCGAACTCGCTCAGAAATGTCGTATCATTGATTTGTGGAGTAACGGATATCCCGTTAGCAATGTACACGGTTTTCTTGTTGTATTTTTTATAAAAATAATCTTTAAGCAAAGGAGAGACAACGGTTGTTTTGTTCGGAAAAAGAATAGAGGCTTTTTCTCCGGCTTTTAGGCAAGCTTTAGCAAGTTTATTCCATTTTTTTCTTTGCCAGTCAAGGCCATGGCACGTGGAGACTACTTTCTTTCCAAAAAGTTTTGGGATCCAGGAGAGTAGTGAGGGGCCGAGGGAATGGTAATGAATGACATCGTAATCGGAAATGGACGCTAATAATGTACACAGGAGCGTGTGCGAGATCGCTTCTAAATGTTTTGTATTGATACAGGGTATATAGTTAAGCTTGATGCCATTATAACGATCGGTTTTTGTTTTGTTGTAATGCGGTCTGCAGTAAACCGTTACCTCATTTCCTAAAGAAACAAGCCTTATGCTCACTTCCTCCACCACTTTTTCTGCACCGCCGAATGTTCCCGGTATTCCCCGGACACCAAGCATAGCTATTTTCATAATGGCGTCCTTTCTTTTGCTGCGCTATCGATGGAAGTAAATACCGTATTGTTTTCTGGTTGTTGGAAATCAGTTTTTTTATAGCCGCGATATCCGAAAATTTTGTTTTTTAGTATCCAACTGATCGGGAGGCGCATATTATTTTTCATTGCCGGGGCCGCGCTTCCTATCATCCAGCATTGCTTATTGCATTTTTTTACTGTTTCACGAATATTTCGGGCATTCTGGCTTGTCCATATTTCATCAAAACTCTTTCTTTTGATGTTGCCCATAGGTAATTTCCTGTCCATACCATTGCAAGGGAGGATGTCTCCCGAAGGGTCGAGAAAAAAACCGTCAGACCCCATATTGCAAGGTATCGGACGGCTGCCTCCATGAATAAAGTTGATCAGTCCGTTATTGAAGTACGCCCGGAACCATTTTTTTGGTGAGCGGGATGTGAGCAGGCAAGCGATCAGTTTTTCGAATTCATTTGTAACTTTTTCTTTGTTAATAATCCGGTTGTCATATTTATGGAAATAATGAGAATTATGTAACGTCGCTGT
The genomic region above belongs to Candidatus Margulisiibacteriota bacterium and contains:
- a CDS encoding glycosyl transferase family 1, with amino-acid sequence MKIAMLGVRGIPGTFGGAEKVVEEVSIRLVSLGNEVTVYCRPHYNKTKTDRYNGIKLNYIPCINTKHLEAISHTLLCTLLASISDYDVIHYHSLGPSLLSWIPKLFGKKVVSTCHGLDWQRKKWNKLAKACLKAGEKASILFPNKTTVVSPLLKDYFYKKYNKKTVYIANGISVTPQINDTTFLSEFGLTKNKYILFLSRIVPEKGLHRLIKAFLEIQTDTKLVIAGDHSHSKDYLTAIKKMAANDKRIIFTGPVFGTDKNALFSHAYCFVLPSDIEGMPLVLLEAMSLGCCPLVSDIPINKCIVTPDNNNHYGFTFKAGNVKSLKHNLDFVLSNPKIVSQIKNKIVAYVTAYYNWDIICDNYHSLYASLYKNQVSTLP
- a CDS encoding radical SAM protein → MLQKNNLHASVILTYRCNAKCNMCNVYKYPSNKEEEIGPKELEKLPQMKFTNITGGEPFVRNDIENIVAILRKKTKRIVISTNGYFTDRIVNLCKKHPDLGIRISIEGMPKTNDAIRGIPDGFDKGLRTLLTLREMGITDIGFGMTVQEVNAQDLIPLYSLANALGYEFATATLHNSHYFHKYDNRIINKEKVTNEFEKLIACLLTSRSPKKWFRAYFNNGLINFIHGGSRPIPCNMGSDGFFLDPSGDILPCNGMDRKLPMGNIKRKSFDEIWTSQNARNIRETVKKCNKQCWMIGSAAPAMKNNMRLPISWILKNKIFGYRGYKKTDFQQPENNTVFTSIDSAAKERTPL
- a CDS encoding cation transporter, giving the protein MRKSMEKQKQKIFVAMLSVFSNSALIIAKLVVGILISSVSVISEAIHSGVDLLASIIALFAVKTSSQPADREHAFGHGKFENLSGVVEALLIFVAAGWIIFVSIKKLITPQPMEAVGWGVAVMLASSIVNIIVSQMLFKVGKETDSIALQADAWHLRTDVFTSAGVMGGLGLFWLGKILVPDVDLHWIDPVSALLVAILILKAAYDLTKQSLQGLLDESLPPDEENWIKERIKLLYHKIYGFHNFRTRKAGSTRFVEFHVVVNPEMSVQDSHDLNDKIVTDIKHRFPDSKIMVHIEPCNNLCEPKCLDTCLIYNR
- a CDS encoding FprA family A-type flavoprotein — protein: MAFPIKNNISWVGKIDWELDKFHGNEYSIHHGTSYNSYLIQEEKTVLIDTIWAPFSKEFVNKLAQTIDLKQIDYIIANHAEVDHSGALPELLKYIPDTPIYCTTNGSKSLYGHYHQNWNFKTVKTGDRLSLGKKDLVFIEAPMLHWPDTMFSYLTEDNILFSNDAFGQHYASEFMYNDLVDQSELFAEAIKYYANILNPFSPMVIKKINEILAFNLPLDMICPSHGVIWRDNPISIVEDYLAWADNYQENQITIIYDTMWNGTRVMAENIAAGIKDADKDVTVKLYNVAKADKNDVVTEVFKSKAIIVGSPTINRGILTAVAGICEEIKGLGFKNKKAAAFGCYGWSGESTKVLVEILKSAGFEIADDGIKALWNPDDNAINSCIDYGRRLVGKF